A genomic stretch from Sinorhizobium terangae includes:
- a CDS encoding beta family protein gives MFETTSYFPSLTTRAGELSAYDQCYAPVKDALIPIFTLTRNADTESLVDSAAALVAALDGRSAIVDFDPRPRKVTSLAEAAEKRRRANLRRAQSGQREGRPRSEKELANDAERLRRTEAFNESLTSLTEPSRGPFRWLELVGTFPELVPILRIVDAPTLRRQLEQTSLAGRPAAIRIRVSEGSEAAMVMQCADLIGPSAASLVLIIDAGNIWARVDSAVADVKSILLGLRAAIGEGFEDLTTVVLSTGFPRQPLRTLPAILPISDLTLHRRIAEDFDIRLGDYGSLPNRTEDTPARGWFPHVDLVTPDDWHISLFENNRDPKKYIDASRVIANKTEWAERAQCWGASVIEQVSRGVQIIDGKSFTHPAAWLTVRVNQHLSQMARRRR, from the coding sequence ATGTTTGAAACGACCTCGTACTTTCCATCTCTCACGACCAGAGCAGGCGAGCTGTCAGCATATGACCAATGCTACGCGCCCGTGAAGGACGCGCTCATACCTATTTTCACATTGACGCGAAACGCAGACACCGAAAGCCTGGTCGATTCTGCGGCTGCTTTGGTGGCGGCCCTAGACGGTCGCTCAGCAATCGTTGATTTCGACCCGAGGCCCCGGAAGGTGACGTCGCTCGCCGAGGCAGCGGAAAAACGGCGCCGGGCCAATCTGAGACGTGCCCAGTCCGGCCAGAGGGAAGGTCGCCCCCGTTCCGAAAAGGAACTCGCGAACGACGCCGAACGGTTGCGAAGGACCGAGGCTTTCAACGAGAGCCTGACAAGTTTGACGGAGCCGTCACGCGGTCCTTTTCGATGGCTGGAGCTTGTCGGAACCTTCCCAGAACTTGTTCCAATCCTTCGCATCGTCGACGCTCCAACCCTCAGGCGACAGCTCGAGCAGACGAGTTTGGCCGGTCGTCCCGCAGCCATACGAATTCGCGTAAGCGAAGGGTCCGAGGCTGCTATGGTTATGCAATGCGCGGACCTGATCGGCCCGAGCGCTGCGTCTCTCGTGTTGATCATCGACGCCGGGAACATCTGGGCGAGAGTTGACAGCGCTGTTGCCGACGTGAAGAGCATCCTTCTCGGGCTTAGGGCGGCGATTGGCGAAGGATTCGAAGACCTTACTACCGTTGTTCTCTCGACGGGCTTTCCGCGGCAGCCGCTTCGCACGTTGCCGGCGATCCTCCCGATCAGCGATCTTACGCTTCACAGGCGCATCGCAGAGGATTTCGACATTCGTCTCGGCGACTACGGATCGCTGCCGAACCGCACGGAGGATACCCCTGCACGCGGCTGGTTCCCTCACGTCGATCTAGTGACACCGGACGATTGGCATATTTCGCTCTTCGAAAACAATCGCGACCCGAAAAAGTACATCGATGCATCGAGAGTCATCGCGAACAAGACCGAATGGGCCGAGAGGGCGCAGTGCTGGGGCGCCTCTGTGATCGAACAAGTGTCCCGAGGAGTTCAGATAATCGATGGAAAGAGCTTCACCCATCCGGCGGCGTGGTTGACCGTCCGCGTCAATCAGCACTTGTCGCAGATGGCCCGCCGCAGACGATGA